aaagaaaatgaaaaggatGGCGGAGAGGCGGTTGCTGCTGCGCAGCACCGCCGAGCTCAATGAGCATCTTGGCGTGGAACTGTCGTGGCCTGGGGTCAGCTACGGCGGTGCGATCTCTCACCGATCTGGTGAAAGAAGTTTATCCTTTCTTGGTTTTCTTATCAGAGACCAAGGCAAAACAGAGAAGAATAAAGGGCCTTCAGAGAAAGCTTCAGCTAACTCAGGGTATCACGGTGCCTTGCGACGGTCGAAGTGGAGGGCTGGTGTTGATGTGGAAGGAAGGGGCGGAGGTGTGTTTACAAAGCTGTTCAAACTCCCATATTGACGTGGTGGTTCGCGAAGGAAACGGTGCGCTGCCATGGCGAGCAACGGGGTTCTACGGTCATCCGGATGCAGGTATGAGATTTATTTCATGGGAGTTAATTAGATCTCTTAAGAGGCAGTGTGATCTTCCGTGGGTCTTctttggggattttaatgaaattgttcATTCGGATGAGAAACTAGGGTGGTTAGATAGGGATGCGAGACAAATGGAGGGGTTTAGAGAATGCTTATCGGATTGTGGTTTGGTTGATCTTGGTTTTGTGGGGCAACGTTATACTTGGTGTAATGGAAGAATTGGGGAGCAACGAACTCTGGTTAGACTTGACAGGATGGTAGCAAATGAAAGGTGGTTGAATATGTTTAGGGAGGCAAAGGTGTATCATAGAGCAATGGCGGCGTCCGACCACTGTTTGCTCAACTTGTCCCTCAGGCGCCAAGTTAATAGAAGGGGGGGAAGAAAACGCTTCATGTTCGAAGCAATGTGGACTAGGGAGGAGGGGTGTAGGAAGGTGATTGAAGAGGCCTGGGATCCGTTAAATTGCAACCCGGATGTGCAGATTATGGATAGATTAAAGTGTTGCCAGGAGGGGCTGCAGACTTGGAACAGGAGAGTTTTCGGCAATGTAAATAAGACATTGAAACAAAAGCAGAACCGCCTTCAACAATTGGAAATGTTGAACTTACTTCATGAACCAGCGGAGGAAATTAAAGCACTAAAGAAGGAGATAAACGAAGTCACACTCCGGGAGGAGATGATGTGGAACCAGAGATCAAGGGCAGTGTGGGTTAAGTGTGGGGATCGAAACACAAAGTTTTTTCATGCTACGGCGAGCAATAGACGTAGGAGAAATAGGATTGAAGGCCTTTATGATTGTGAAGGCAGGTGGAAGGAGGATaaagaagaagtggaaggcATAATTCTGAATTATTTTCAGGAAATTTTCAGTACTAGCCACCCTGTTGAGTTCGGCTGTAGTCTTGGAGCAATAGAAAGGAGGGTATCAGATGATATGAATGATGATCTCCTTCAAGAGTTCCGAGAAGAGGAGGTTAGGTGTGCCTTGAAGCAAATGCATCCGACAAAGTCTCCAGGACCGGACGGTATGTCCCCTGTCTTCTTTCAATCTTATTGGGATGTGGTGGGTCCCCAGGTGGTAGATTGTGTTCTTAATACTATTAAAACCGGTGTTATGCCAAATGGTTTAAATGATACATTTATCTGCTTAATCCCTAAAGTTAATTGTCCCCAAAAGATGTCGGAATTTCGTCCGATTAGTTTAtgtaatgttatatataaaatggTTTCAAAAGTGTTAGCTAATAGGTTAAAGAAAGTCCTTCCAGCAGTTATTAGTGAGGCCCAAAGTGCGTTTGTACCAGGGCGGCAGATTACAGACAATGTCCTGGTGGCTTTCGAAACCATGCACTACATAAATCAAAAAAGAATGGGAAAGAAGGGGTTGATGGCAATAAAACTGGATATGAGCAAGGCTTATGACCGGGTTGAATGGGCATACTTAGAGGCGATAATGCGCCGTTTGGGTTTTCAAGAAAGATGGATCTCTTTGATGATGATGTGTGTGAATTCTGTGTCATACTCTGTGCTCTTGAATGGGGAGCCAAAGGGCAGAATCCTTCCTACTCGAGGCCTAAGACAAGGGGATCCTATTTCCCCGTACCTCTTTCTGTTGTGTGCTGAGGGCCTCTCGACCATGCTTCGTGTGGGTGAAGTTAGGGGAATACCAAGAGGCATTGCGGTATGTAGGCAAGCTCCAGTGGTCTCTCATTTGCTAGTTGCAGATGACTGTATAGTCTTTTGCAATGCGTCTATAGAGGAAGGAGCTAGAGTAACGAAAATTCTTGAGGAGTATGAGAGGGAGTCAGGGCAGAAGCTAAATAGAGAGAAGACTTCCCTCTTTTCCAGCAAGAATACAAGCGAGGAGGTTAAAGAGGAAGTTAAGGACATGTTTGGGGCCCAGGTCATCCACCAACATGAGCGCTACTTGGGGCTGCCCCCTCTGGTGgggaggggaaaaaagaaagcttTCCAGCGTATTCTGGACCAGGTTGGTCGTAAAGTTGCGGGTTGGAAGGGGAAGTTACTAACTATGGCTGGTCGGGAAATTCTAATTAAGGCGGTTGCCCAAGCTACTCCTATGTACACTATGAATTGTTTTAAACTCCCGGATGCTTTATGTAATGAGATCAATTCCTTGATTAGAaacttttggtggggtcaacgggacaaagaaagaaaactagCTTGGCTAGCATGGGAGAAGATGTGTACTCCCAAAGCTGAGGGGGGGATGGGCTTCAAGGATCTTAAAGCTTTTAACCTTGCTTTGCTCGCAAAACAAGGGTGGAGGCTCATTCAAAACACGGAGTCCCTTGCACATAGAGTTTTGAAAGCTAAGTATTTTCCAAACTCCAATTTTCTAGAGGCCCAAATTGGTAAGAAACCGTCGTATACTTGGAGGAGTTTGATGGATGCAAAAGAAGTTCTTCGAAGAGGATGGAAATGGAATATTGGGAATgggcaaaaaacaaaaatatgggCAGATAGGTGGATCCCAATTCCAAATTCCTTCATGGTTGTTAGCCCTAAACCCCAAAACTTTGAGGGCGAGCTAGTGGAGACCCTCATTGACCGGGAAGTAGGGGGCTGGGATATCAATGCTGTGAAGAATATTTTCTTACCTCATGAAGCGGAGGCAATCTTAAGTATTCCAATAAGTCCTAGTTTCCCGGAGGATGCTTTGATATGGGCTTGGTCGAAAAAAGGTAACTTCCTGGTTAAAAGTGCTTACCAGGTAGCGTTAAGGTGGCTGATTGAAAACAGAGGTAGGGGAGCAGGGGGTGAGGTGTCAAATCCGAGGAGAAAGAAGGAGTTTTGGAAGTCTATTTGGGGCTTAAACTGTCCAAACAAAGTTAAACACTTTATGTGGAGGGCATGTAAAAACATACTACCTACAAACTACTGTCTTTGGAGGCGAAAGGTGACTACGGAGGATAAATGTATTTTCTGTGGCCTGAGTGAATCTTCGGGACATGCTCTTTGGGATTGTTGGGTAGCAGAAGCTGTTTGGAAGGAATCAATGCTATCTTTGCCAAAGGTGAGTCACCCTAATAAAGACTTTATTGATATAATATGGAAGTTTTGGGTGGAAGGGAAGGAGATAGAGTGGGAACGATTAGCGTGCACAGCATGGGGTATATGGAAGAATAGAAATGCTGCAAAGTTTGAAGGCAAGACTAGGCAAGCAAAGGAAATAGTCGCTGAAGTAAGTGTGCTGGTTGAGGAGTTTAAGGGGCTGCAGGATGTTCCAAGACAGAGAGCACAGCTGAGATTAGTAGGATGGAGTCCTCCTTGTGAAGGATGGTTTAAAGTAAATGTTGACGGAGCGGTGTTTAAAGAGTTGGGCAGTTGCGGAATAGGGGTTGTGATAAGAAATGAAAGGGGTCTTCTAATGGGAGCTATGAGCAAGAAGCTGGATTTACCCTTGGGAGCGCTGGAAGTGGAGGCGAAGGCCTTTGAAGAGGGCATTCAGCTAGCAGGTGATCTCGGTTTGAGGAACATTATAGTGGAAGGCGACGCGAAGACAGTGACAGATGCTCTGGCTGGTCGCTGTGCCCCTCCAAGCTCGATTCAGATGATTATTGAAGGATCTTGGAGGGGGAGTCATAATGTCCAGGAGTGGCAGATTTCTCATGTTTGTAGGGCCGGCAACTGTGCTGCCCATTTGATGGCAAGAAATGCTAAATTTGTAAATGACAGCATTGTGTGGGTGGAGGATACTCCACCCATCCTAGAATGTCAGTTGTTCAAAGATGTATCTGGTTTGGACTTATTGTCCTTTTAATGAAAGTTTGCTGAAAGttggattatcaaaaaaaaaaaaaaaaaaaaaaaattgtgtcccTTATACATATTTTGTAACTATTTTGTAAGGGTCCAGTTTACGCGTGAGGAATTTTGCTTGGAAAGACTCAGATAATTTTGGTTTCACTAGTAAATTTCCATGATATTGCAATGTAAGAAGTGCAATTAATTGGCCATAGTTCACACATAAAGCAAGACTACGTTAAAATCTCCTCTCGCTTGTATTCACTTATGACCAGCAAAGTAACATTTGAAACAAataaccttcttcttcttttttttttttttttttttttttttttttttttttttcacattttgggACGTTACAAGTTTCCtcccattattttattattaatgaaaaattaactCTCTATTTGCCCTAAATCTGTACATACATGACTCAAAACaccattgtttcttaatacattacaacagtggcgactccaggaatttttttcagggtgttcctcaataagcataaattaaacaatctaataaaaagaaaattttctatattgacaacaacaacaataaaaaaacacgcaaatacataaagtttacaattgtcttttacgtggttttcttatcaaatatttatcCATAATTCTAGTAAAAGAATAAACgataaattataagttcatttgaaatattaataaaattattaattattgttgtttagttgtttcattaatttgtttgtcttttataaactataatttgttatattgttgtttcattaattataaaattattaattattgtttagcctaacataatttaatttgtttatcttttataatgtattgttTCATtattgtttagcctaacataatttagttgtgtaatttgtttattaattgtcttctataatttgttatgtgTTTAATTAATATGTATAATGTAATTAAAAATTGAGTGGGCCAATCAAGTGATAAACCCAAGCCTTAAATTATACCCATGTCATAACCCAAACCATAAACCAAGGCCCAccctttaatttaatttaatttttaataacttttttttccattttcctttgttttctccATCAGGTCTTATTTTAACTTATGTGTCATTTTTGCTTTAACCTTTTTCTCTTATTCACATGTGCTTTACATCTTATCTCTATCCTATCTCTTCTAGATTTTTCTTCAGATCtactttcctcttttctttcttcattcttaTTTCTTAGTCACAGCTTTTCTTCGTCCTCAAGCATCATTTTACGCCGCCACCATGCTTCTTTCAACAAGCATTGTTCATCCCTAATAGAACCTCCATGCCCCTCTCTCAAGCCGCCTCTACCCAGCACAACGTCTCCTCACCTCCATTACTGATCTATATCTGTTTTGTTTGGATTATAGgtttatattttcattattttgtatgGGAAATCAAGAGTTTTTGTTTCGGCCGGGAATCCCTTTTTGGTTGAGGgtattcctaattttttttttttaagagtaaacaaataaaaaaattttaattattatatataattttttttttcaagtcagggtgttcctaggGACACCTGGGCTTGAACGTGGCGTCGCCACTGCATTACAATGCAGTCACTTATAAAAAGGGAATTTAACATCTTTTAAATCCTTGAAAGTATTTATAATTGAATCTAAACTAAATGTTGAAATTGTTGTCCCTTTCAATGTATAACATcaaagactaaaaaataaaaataaaataagaattatgTTTATTATCTTACAAAAGAAGCAATTGTTATTTCTGAGTAAAAGCGAATACAAGAATGTGGGTGATATGCATGATGcatcaattataaatttaaacttCTCAATTTATAGATTTATTCATAAATTTATCTTAGTTCAAAATAATAGTTAAAGCATTATGATGTgcgacatttttattttatgatgtaTTTGTTTATCTCTCTATATTGGTTTTTGTgatttgtcttttaatttattactattttttttttgtctcaaaaatGATATCAATAGCATATTAAATTTTCAACTTATACACATTGTTGCCCCACTAACACCACTATCAATTTATTATCCTCTGCCAGCACTATCAATCTGATGCCCTCCCTTTTTATACTTGAATCAAAGAGATGAATTTGGGCTAAAATAGTGGTTTGTTAGGCTGGgttgtaatttataaaaatggcTGAAGATTGTTGTTtgggctgggtttttttttgggactgaTAATTAGTGTTGTTTTGACTGGATTATGACCTTGTTTGGGTTTAATGTTGTTATTTGGGCTGGGTTAAGATTTTAGTGTTGAAGGGGGGCAAGCCTTTTGAAGCAAGGGGacccaactaaaaaaaaaaaaaaaaaaactcttctaaTGAAATTTGGTTTCAAGAGCTTTGATCATGCTCAAGACGACTTCTAATGAAATTTACAATACATTACTTCACATGCTCCACAATGCAAATCTCATCAGTACGAACTCCTCAAAAGTCAAAAGGattatcaaaattacaaatCAAACAAATGGCACTTGAATTTTAGCTGCACTAGCTAGCCATTTAGGCTTTTTGATCATTTGATTACATTTACAGGTCCACACAAAAGCGCAACATATGTGaacaacataaatatatataaacaaccTGCTTCTGAAGCCACCTTGTTGATTTGACCTTTAACAAACTGGCTGATTCAAGATTATTAAGACTCCATTGCGTCTTTCAGTTACAATGTTTCATATTTGGTTATTCATGGtcagaaaaatgaaatttgacagAAGTATAGCTTGACATCCATGGCATGTACATTCACGATGTAGACTGGAGCTTCATCTTCAAGCATTTTTGCTTCACGGAGGAGAGAAAGGGAGCTTTGTTGTTCTACAATAATGAGCTTTGCCATTCTGCCTATGAAGCTCTCTCATTTAGCTATCTTGCACCGGAACACAAGACATGAAGGTGCATCCTTGCTTAACAATTTTCACCAGTATAGACTGCTTCTCCGATAGGTTTAGAGTGCATTAGTTTAACAAACGAAGTCATTGATTTAGGATGAAgaggagaaaaatgaaaagctTATGAGTAAAACTTGAGAATTAAAAAGTTTCAACTACAGGTTTATTACGGCgaatataatgaaattttttactttagAAATCAAAATGATTCTATCAATTGACAATAAAGAGAAAACTTCTCTTCTATTTCCCTTTTCTATAAAAGAACAATTATACTTGCAATTTTTAAGCTCTTCTAACCTCCAACCATCCAAAGATCATTCTGGTGTTTGATTCCCAACCCATCGATTCTAACAAATTCTCAATAAGAAGTACAGCATATTGACAATTCATGTTTCTGTATGCTGGATATAACTTATAAGACCATTCTTTCAATTAAACATTGTATGTAGACAAAATTTAATCTGAACCTTGTATAAAGAAATCTTGGACTAGCCCTCTTAATTCCCTGCAAATCGCAACTTATTTACTATGATTTTAAACTCACATGGACACAGCAgatttacaattttacattgACCAATACTTGtggtaataaataaaatttatattgacAATTACATATTTATATTGCTCTCCTTCTATAGATAATATGAAAAAGCTAACAGGAAGCACCTTAGTATGAgaaaaggaggaagaagaaataGGTACCTGTAGTAGATGAGATATGCAGAACCAGTCTACCAGAACCCAGAGTTTATATGGTTCACGTTCTTTGAAAAATTCATGGTCAATAACACATATGCCAgacaaaaacaaaggaaaaaaaatacaaaaatcagAGAAGCAAGTGAGAGTTGCTATTTCAATTGAAGCTACTGTTGTATGTTAAGAGTACAAAAAAGTTGATGAAAAAAGTACATAACTCTCAATATATCCTTCTTTTAACTTCAATTCTCTTACCAAGAACACCGATGCTACAACTGCTTGGCAATTGTTATATCATAGAGGTCATATTAAGCCCCCTTCTAAATATATGTTCAagtcaagggaaaaaaaaaagaattcaaaccTTCCTGATGGTGGGGAGAAAACAGAGGGCATAAAGGCTGCAAAGAATGAAATTGGGGGTCAATCTTTCAAATCATCATCACTATAAAACTCACTACTCTAGTGCACCATTCTCCATGCTTAATTATAACTTTAAGCGCGAGTTGTTTTACTACGTAAATGACCCTTGTCTATGGTTTAAATCACATGTAGTCTATACAAGAAATCTGTAATTAGTAATTACACTTAGATACTTCTTTACAGTAAATGAAGTTGAACCTTTGTGTCACTTCCAGTGTGGCTATTCCATTTCCATTCCTAGAAGTGTTTGTTATTGTCTAATAAAGTGGTTTCAACAGTCATGCACTAATTGCCTCATTGGTTATATCAAATATTAttgaatatataatatatggtCTTAACTTGGCAAACTATGAAATGGGAACACGATCGTATTGTAGAGTTTGTCTCTTTGGTCAGTTGGTGTAGAGTTTGTGTTTATTGCTAACAGCCTACCACTACAGAAGTATAGATCACATCTCATGCACCGCATGACTTATTGTCTAGATTCATTTTAGTTGTACtatacatatttaatttattctgtttctcaccaaaaaaaaaaagaaaaaaaaattctaaactttaGAGTTAGTTTATAATAGcctttttttggatagaatgtAATAGCCCAAGGTTAGTCTATATATGTATACCCCCGATTGTCTCGTTGTATATATAATACATATCGCAAATAGTAAATATGTAACATCAAGAGACCTTTtgctcattctcaaaaaaagaaaaaagaaaaaaaagagagacctTTCGCTATGGATGTAAGCTTCTAAATCCATACCACGTTAATTATGCTCTCTCTCTGTGTGCCCATAAATTATAATTACTAGATATCAAAAAGTGGTTATCACAGTTTGAAGGAATATTGGAGAAGAACTGTGATGCAACAGTTGTGAAGACTATAACACGTTTTAATTAAGCTCTAGTTTTGAGGGATTTCCAAGGAAATTTGGTGGGAGCGGCTGAGGTAGAACTGTAGAAGCAATCAGATGGGCAGTTACTCGGAAAAGTAGGAAGAATATTGGCCGATTGCTATCACAAGTGATTCAAAGAATTGTGTATGTACGTTTTATCTAGCCAAGAATCACCAAATGTATCATATTTTGGTACAATTCAAATTAATGTCTTAGAATTTTGTTAATTGCTCCTTTGGTTTTGGTTTATACTTTACAGTGGAGCTAATAGAGCTACCCATAAGCTATGCAAGTGAGCACTAAAAAATGTTGTTGGGATATATGTTTGTAAACTTGGAGTCTCTCTCCTTGTATTTATAAGGTCTCTATGAGAATAAGGTATCTCTCGTGCCCACTTCAGAGAGCAGGCCTTTGGCAAGTTTATTGTAGCATGGAGCTCATAAATATGTGAGAGTACGAGGGACCCATTACATGAAAATGACTTATGAGATATTTTTGGTTGATGGTGGATACAtaattgttattttgtttagattttaatGTTACTTTTCATtcgagagggaaaaaaaaaaaatccatttttctcattttaaagtTGGTATATATggaaacttttttaaaaaaataaattaaaattttattatttttatttatttatttttgttatttttttttgaggaaatacGTTGTCTAATTATGATAAAGCTATTGTTTTGAGTTACAGCAacgtttttttaaaaatgtcgCTAAAATGGAAAAGGATTAAAGAATTGGCATCGTCGTATGGTTGAATCGTGCCCTCTAGGTCATCGTCATTGAAGGCAATAGGCTCCCGAGTGTACTTCAACTTCTTTTTGGAGGGTTGCTCACCCGTGCAACTTTCCGCCAATACCATAGCCACCACCCCCTTCCTCTTGGACACCTGAGTGCCCCTTGGAGCTACATGGATGACTTCTATTACTCCCAATGGGGGTGGAAGAGGATTCCCCCGAGGCTGAGTACCCTGCTCGGCCTCTTGATTCCTTGGGTCCACTATGAACTCTTTCAAATACCCCGCCTTCACCAACTGCTCTAGATGGTCTTTTAACACTCTGCACTGTTCAGTGGTATGCCCTTTATCCCTATGATAAATACAGTACATGTTTTGATTCCTCCTTGAAGGGTCACCCCCCATCTTGTTTGACCACCAGAAGTACGGCTCATTCTTGATTCTATCCACAATCTTGTGCACCGGCTCCTTGAACGTTACATTCACCTCCCCCATCTGTGGCCCTGGCTCTCGAATCCTCAAGTCCTTCCGGGGCCTTGACTAGAAACCGTTTTGCCGACGATGATTTATGACCAGGGCCTTACCACTACTTTGCAACTGGTCATCCTCTAACCATTTATATTCTTCAATACGCCTTATCAACTGCCTCATATCCTTGGGAAGCCTCCTTGTTAAGGACTCTCGCAATTCAGAATCCTCGGGCAATCCCAATTGAAAGGTACTTGCCATGATTTTTTCGTTACCTCTGCCAATCTCGTTGTACAGTTCCTAATACCAATTAGCGTAGCTATGGAGGGTTTCCCCAGCCCccattttcattaatagtaGGGCATCCACGGGTTGCGAAACTTAGCTGCAAGTCATAAACTAGACTCCAAACTCTTGAATCAGCTTGGAGAAACTGTGAATTGAGCCTTTCCTTAATCCATTGAACCACCTTGGAGCGGTGGGCTTGAAACTCGAAGGGAATACCTTACACATTAGTGCATCGTTATGAGTGTGCAAAGACATCATTTGAATATAATGGCTTACGTGCTCTACCGAGTCCGTCTTTCCATCATAAGAATTGAATGGCAGTCgtgtgaatctgctcggcattgGGGCCTATTCAATGTTCCTCGAGAATCGTGATCAGGCAGCTCTGCACAATGCACGACTCATAGTGTCCATGGCAACATTCCGGGGTTGTCGCTCCTCTAGGGAGATCGAGTCCTGATCTGTATATTCCCGTGAGCGATCTCGGTGTCGGTGAGATTTTAACTGATGGGACCTTACTCCATAGCGACCTCCCGCACTTGTCGACCcttcttcacgttcttcgtgGTCTCTTCTCCGACGCCTACCTCTTGCTTCAAACTCCAAATCCTTTACCAACCTATGCAAACACTCAAGTTCCTCGTCCCTCCTTTCACTTTCCTTGTCCCTTCTATCAAAACGACTGCGCTCCGAAGCGCCGAACATCATTCGGTATGTTTGAAATGACTCTTTTCTATGGCCGAACTGACCTTTCTCTTGCTCATACTCCTTATCTTCGCGTCTCTTCTGTCTCCTCTCCCACCAAGTAGACCCCGGAAAAGATCTCCTGGAACCACTTTCAACATAACTCCCTGCTTGACTTTCGGACATTTCCCCTGTACGTGTCTCGGCAGAATCACAGCTACGTAGGAgatttcccacagacggcgccaattgtgttCAATCAAAATATGGCTAACGAAGTCAACCTAtatttgggctcacaatctatttataTAATGGGTTTCATGTTTCCTACTATGGGTAATCCTTTGCTCGGAGACCCAGTTGCGCACTCGTTTTCGTAAACCCTCTTTTTCTCTTGATATAGTCACTCttattctctctattttctctctggAGTTGCCAACCCCTCTTCTCAATCtattctcctatttatagcttgAAGCAAGTGGAGGTGTCATGATTACTTCATTACTTGTGCAAAGGGGGGTCCAATCTTATCGTTTCTAAATTGATGTTTAGTCGGGAAAGGTGGTAATGGCATTGGAATTGATTCTCACCTTCAAAAGACTGCTCGGCAGTGATATTCCCTAAGGCACTTCCGAGTAGCCGAGTACAGGGCGTCTCCAAGCTATGATACTCCCGACCAGGTTACCCAAGACAGCGCAATCTCATTTCAGCTATTGGGCCCGGATTGGGCCCCAAGGTGTCCGGATCGAGGTGATAGGTCCAAAAAGGGACGAGGTGGCGTATTGGGCCGCCAATAGTGATCAAGTTGATTGTGACCCCAAAATGTgtggaccaaaatagtattttcttcaaaaattataatataaaacactatctaaataatattttaagtgatatctactaattatataaaaagtgtCAAGAGTGAGAGACCAAAACAAAGATATGGAGGCATTTCTACAGTgcttttggtttagttaattGGACTATAAgtttaatcaaaattattttcaagtcTTTAACATTACTTtctttcatttcagtcctttaagtttcaagcttattcaattaaggtctccccatcaacttttgttaaatGTTGCGGTTAATTGTCTAAatattttccttcaaattttttaaattgaaaaaaaatccaatttatgattgaaaaatatttccataatttttttaatttatttataaattttaatggaaGTTGATGGAGaggtcttaattgaataaacttgaaacttaaaggattgaaatgaacgaaagtaaagttagagtattgaaatgaattttgatgAAACTTAGAgtgtgagttttgcatttttgttttttttttaatttaaaattttttaaaaaatccacatgTATTTGTGTTAAAAATCACCATTCATACCAGTTTGCTTTgagcttatttttttttttaaacatttatatgtagtgatatatatatatatatatatatatagcattttAGTTTAGGAGGTGTTAtactaacacaacaaattgtcataatattttcacaattattgagatgCCAGTtctttataggtcaaaataaaatatactccATCCATCCCAAATTGTTGGTCATGTTTAGAAAGTATAGctttttaagggaatatcatTTAATGTATCGTTTGTTAggtaaaaatgtaataaatttccaaaactaccATCATTAATTTAAACTATAGAGAAATAattgtattgattttttaaataaattaaaggg
This genomic stretch from Quercus robur chromosome 4, dhQueRobu3.1, whole genome shotgun sequence harbors:
- the LOC126724545 gene encoding uncharacterized protein LOC126724545, which translates into the protein MGEVNVTFKEPVHKIVDRIKNEPYFWWSNKMGGDPSRRNQNMYCIYHRDKGHTTEQCRVLKDHLEQLVKAGYLKEFIVDPRNQEAEQGTQPRGNPLPPPLGVIEVIHVAPRGTQVSKRKGVVAMVLAESCTGEQPSKKKLKYTREPIAFNDDDLEGTIQPYDDANSLILFHFSDIFKKTLL